The Arachis hypogaea cultivar Tifrunner chromosome 19, arahy.Tifrunner.gnm2.J5K5, whole genome shotgun sequence genome has a window encoding:
- the LOC112778939 gene encoding uncharacterized protein codes for MDQSTQEALQVLMQEQKEFRKKQEQVMSILAETLDRLASLRSSHNQEIIMDEREEPSSSEKCGMEEELQNQVEDENLQSDAQEETPALCVTPIPAASSLSASASSDPSSGEALCRCVTTDPPSIFLFSSSTQMHREGKEPASSKAPVPVRLSNQPNTFINEEAQEQYKKLEKKAFHYERKLNKFIELNPIEINKHLVREFYGNLLKRDAESVFLRGVQLDTSTHAFKALPQLPHIPPSRDAYPKITADVIKGEISLEIVLRKIGRLEARWEYSRGENAVPISIVCSDLHPEARIWQQIIADYILLSTHATHIRVRVAVLLWAILEGKRISVLPLIRESMWKVNNNQKYNIPFPSMIIRLASALGVERRLGDRMSALISTHPYLPFGEYEERASKKKKTSEPPPSSSAPPTPSAPALTVRPLYKLVQDLLQELHRHECRCERRYQWLADRQEGRDPGPPPVATPEPEPEPETEPAAAEAAEEEIVELAV; via the exons ATGGATCAATCCACACAAGAAGCACTTCAAGTGCTCATGCAAGAACAAAAGGAGTTCCGGAAGAAGCAAGAGCAAGTTATGTCTATCTTAGCAGAAACTCTTGACCGGTTAGCTTCATTGCGTTCATCCCACAACCAAGAGATTATAATGGATGAAcgtgaggaaccaagctcaagTGAAAAGTGTGGAATGGAGGAAGAATTGCAAAATCAAGTAGAAGATGAGAATTTACAAAGTGATGCACAAGAGGAG ACCCCTGCCCTGTGCGTTACCCCTATTCCAGCCGCGTCCAGCCTATCGGCTTCGGCGAGCAGCGACCCCAGCAGCGGCGAAGCTCTGTGCCGCTGCGTCACCACCGACCCTCCCTCCATTTTCCTTTTCTCCTCATCAACGCAG ATGCATCGTGAGGGTAAGGAGCCGGCTTCTTCTAAGGCTCCTGTCCCTGTTCGTCTGAGCAATCAGCCAAACACTTTCATTAATGAGGAGGCCCAAGAACAGTACAAAAAACTAGAGAAAAAGGCCTTCCATTATGAAAGGAAGCTGAAT AAATTCATAGAACTCAACCCGATAGAGATTAACAAACACCTAGTTAGAGAATTCTATGGAAATCTGCTGAAGAGGGATGCCGAGTCAGTCTTTCTTAGAGGAGTGCAGTTAGACACATCCACTCATGCATTTAAGGCACTCCCCCAGCTCCCTCACATCCCACCTAGCCGTGACGCCTATCCAAAGATAACGGCGGATGTGATCAAAGGAGAAATTTCACTGGAGATTGTCTTAAGGAAGATTGGCCGACTTGAGGCCCGATGGGAATATAGTAGGGGAGAGAACGCCGTCCCGATTAGCATTGTGTGCTCTGATCTTCATCCAGAGGCAAGGATCTGGCAACAGATCATTGCTGACTACATTCTACTGAGCACGCATGCTACCCATATCCGAGTACGAGTGGCGGTACTTCTGTGGGCCATCTTAGAGGGCAAGAGGATTTCTGTTCTTCCCCTTATCAGAGAATCGATGTGGAAGGTGAACAACAATCAGAAATACAATATTCCCTTCCCATCGATGATCATCAGATTGGCCTCAGCATTGGGGGTAGAGAGGAGGCTGGGTGACCGGATGTCTGCCCTTATCAGTACCCACCCATATTTGCCATTCGGGGAATACGAGGAACGGgcatcgaagaagaagaagacctctgagccaccaccatcatcatcagcaCCTCCTACACCTTCAGCTCCTGCCCTTACAGTACGGCCTCTCTACAAGTTGGTTCAGGATCTCCTTCAAGAGCTCCACCGCCACGAGTGCCGCTGTGAGCGTCGTTATCAGTGGTTGGCAGATAGGCAGGAGGGTAGAGACCCCGGTCCACCTCCTGTAGCTACACCAGAGCCAGAGCCAGAGCCTGAGACGGAGCCAGCAGCAGCCGAGGCAGCGGAAGAGGAGATAGTTGAGCTGGCAGTTTAG